In the Methanobacterium formicicum genome, AATCCAGTGCAACGGGCGCAAACCGGGAAGTAGATCCCATGAATATTAAAAGTTCTCTCTGGGATACGATGGCAAATTAAATTTGAAACCCTAAAATCGTCTGAAAACATACCAGTGGTGCCCCCCTTCCATTGCATGTTAATTTGATAAAATATTGTTGCCCAGAACTAATATAATTTACTCAGACTTTTTAGAATAAAATTAAGAAAAAAGGAGAAACCACTTGGTAAAAGATATCCTGGGGTAAAGATATCCCGGAGTGAACGATAACCAGGGGTAATCTACCTATTTGGTGTGTTGAACCATGACCATCAACGCCATGCCCACGGTTTTAACCATTTTCTGTTCCATCTGGATGGTCTTCTTAAGGGCCACCTGTTCGTACTTGACCAGGGCCTTCTTCTTGTTTTTAAGACCAGCCAGGGATAGTACAGCCATACCCACACTGAGGATTGCTCCGAAGATGACCACCAGGTGCAGTCCACTGGTTAAATTGGCAGCAGCCACTCCCTGTAGTTGGCTGGCCTGCATGAGTTCAGGGGATATGGCCAGGTGGATTAAAAGTCCTGCATAACACACGGCAAACACCATCCCCAGGTTACGGGTGGTGGCAATGATACCGGAGGCCACCCCTGATTTTTCAGTGGGTAGCTGGCTCATCAGGGCCTTGTTGGTGGGTGACTGGAACAGGGCCACTCCCAGTCCCATCACTGCCAGGCGGATGAACACATCCCCCGCAGTGGAGTTTACCGTTAACTGGGTCATGGATAATAGGGCCGCCGCGGAAACCATAGACCCGGCAAAGGCCGGGATCCGGGATCCGAAGCGGTCGGAGACCATACCACTGATGGGGGCCACCACCATCATCAGGATGGGTGAGGCAGTTAACACCAGGCCAGTGGTGGCCTGGTCCAGGTGGAGGACCTTCTGGAGGTAGAAGGGCACGGCAAAGAACATCATGTACATGCACAGGTAGTTGAAGTGCAGGCTGAGGTTAAAGGCCCCGAAGGTCTTCCTTTTGAAGAGTCTTAAATCCAGGACCGGGTGTTCGCAGTGAAGTTCCTGGTAAACAAAGAGGCCCAGCATGACCACGGCCCCTACCCCGGTGAAGGCAGCGAAAAGATAACTGGCCTGTTCCACCAGGTTCAAGGTTAGTACGGTTAAAAACAGGCCCAGAAACTGTAACAAGGTACCGGGTATGTCCCATTTAACTGCTGTACGGGTGCTGCGCTTGAGGATCTGGTAACAGAATACGAAGTCCAGTATTCCCGTGGGTACGTTCACCAGGAATATGGCTCTCCATCCCAGATATCCAGAAATCACTCCTCCAATGGCGGGTCCTAGGGCCAGGCCGGCAGCTATGGCCACGGCGTATATTCCCAGGGCTCTTCCTAGTATGTGGCTGGGGAAGGATCGGCGGACCAGGGCCATGGACACACTGATCATCATGGCCGCGGCCAGTCCCTGCAGTCCCCGGAAGATGATGAGAGCTTCCACTGAAGGGGATAAACTACAGAGTAGTGATGTGGCTACAAATCCCACCAGACCAGCCATGTACACCCTTTCCTGTCCGTAGAAGTCTCCTAACCGGGAGAAGAATAGGACAAAGCCTAAAAGGGTTATCAAATATGAGATCAGTACCCACTGGACTGTGGTCAGGGCCACTCCAAAGTAGACGGAGATGGTGGGTAGGGATACGTTGATGATGCTGGCGTTAATGGGAACCATCATGGTTCCCAGAGATAGGGCTAGCAGGATCTGCCATTTCTTTTCAAAACCAGAAATGTTATCATGACCTGGATAGGGGATTTAAAGAAGAATGGGTGGATAATCCCTTAATTCCATCTGACACTAACATTTCCACAGTTAAAAAAAATCTGTTAAAATAATCAAATAATAATGGTTGCGTTTTGGTAGTTTTAAAAGCTAATTTACTGGTAAATTTCAACTGAAAATACACCTTCATAATACACTATTAGTACACTAAAACTTAAGTTTAACATCACTTATAAAGGTTGTCATATAGGGATTAACTACCACAGAAAGTAATGCTTTTTACATTACATATGATTTGTATTGCATTTTGCAATACATGTTAACCATGGGAAAATTTTCTGATCTAACTACCCTAAATAATACTAAAATTTATATACAGTGGGAAATAACTAATTAAATCTACAATAATTACATTAGAATTAGATTGAAGTATTTTTACTTATGGGAATTTAAAGAAAGGAATCATCACTATTTTTTAAGGTGTTTTCTAGATTAAGGTGAAATGAAAAATGTTAGATATAGCTTTTAAAGATTTTAAAGCCAAAAAGGGCCGCACGGCCATGTGTATCATTGGAGTCATGGTCTGTGTTTTACTCATTGGTACCGTTAACCTGGTCCTCTATGAAATGGAATCCGGTCTCAAGGGAGACCTGGGAACAGTTAACGGGCAATTGTACTTTGAAAAGAACGGGACCAGCTTCCCACCCTACGCCAGTATAATCCCCCAAACACTGGGGGATGAAGTCCTGAAAAGGGCCGAAGTTGACCAGGCCAAAAGTACCGAGGCCCTCTTTGCACCGGTTCAAACCGGGGAGAGTGCCCAGTACACCATGATCGTGGGTTTGACACCTGGTAAGGAGCAGGCCTTCCTGGAGAACGCCACCGTGAATGGTAAAAGTTCCCTGGTGGGTGAAGGTGACAATGCGGTTATAGTG is a window encoding:
- a CDS encoding MFS transporter, which encodes MMVPINASIINVSLPTISVYFGVALTTVQWVLISYLITLLGFVLFFSRLGDFYGQERVYMAGLVGFVATSLLCSLSPSVEALIIFRGLQGLAAAMMISVSMALVRRSFPSHILGRALGIYAVAIAAGLALGPAIGGVISGYLGWRAIFLVNVPTGILDFVFCYQILKRSTRTAVKWDIPGTLLQFLGLFLTVLTLNLVEQASYLFAAFTGVGAVVMLGLFVYQELHCEHPVLDLRLFKRKTFGAFNLSLHFNYLCMYMMFFAVPFYLQKVLHLDQATTGLVLTASPILMMVVAPISGMVSDRFGSRIPAFAGSMVSAAALLSMTQLTVNSTAGDVFIRLAVMGLGVALFQSPTNKALMSQLPTEKSGVASGIIATTRNLGMVFAVCYAGLLIHLAISPELMQASQLQGVAAANLTSGLHLVVIFGAILSVGMAVLSLAGLKNKKKALVKYEQVALKKTIQMEQKMVKTVGMALMVMVQHTK